A stretch of Lathyrus oleraceus cultivar Zhongwan6 chromosome 6, CAAS_Psat_ZW6_1.0, whole genome shotgun sequence DNA encodes these proteins:
- the LOC127095255 gene encoding uncharacterized protein LOC127095255 has translation MAKNCRYNKDKGAKKGKEEEVNLARQDSDDYEDMVVMATVAADHVDSKIWFLDSGCSNYMTGQKVWLEDFDSSKKSKVRLVDNSSLQTEGTGNKVIQRSNGGKATIKEVLYVPGMNCNLLSVG, from the coding sequence ATGGCCAAGAATTGTCGATACAATAAAGATAAGGGAGCGAAAAAAGGCAAGGAGGAAGAAGTGAACCTTGCACGCCAAGATTCAGATGATTATGAAGATATGGTGGTTATGGCTACAGTTGCAGCTGACCATGTCGACTCCAAGATCTGGTTCCTCGACTCGGGATGCTCGAATTACATGACTGGTCAAAAAGTGTGGTTAGAAGATTTTGACTCGtcgaagaagagcaaggtcagacTTGTTGATAATAGCTCGTTGCAAACAGAAGGTACTGGCAACAAAGTTATTCAAAGGAGTAATGGAGGAAAAGCAACGATCAAAGAGGTACTCTATGTACCTGGAATGAACTGCAATCTGCTAAGTGTTGGATAA
- the LOC127092908 gene encoding probable mitochondrial import inner membrane translocase subunit TIM21 produces MFHIRRILSYRALASCTRNALSSSETRSLLHSHSPILPPPSFLGVGITENHGSTSFARLMSSRTSSEQGKGTEKTKKEITNVENPFDDSPTYNIPEKPVTFVEGASYSVIILAGLGVAAAAGYAVFKELIFQPKEYKIYNKALKRIQDDGQVRVRIGSPITGYGQESRNRAARQRIPNRVWTDEEGVEHVEVNFFIRAPHGHGKVFAEMFKGADGEWKFTYLIVEIRAPSPAQLILESYIPAYNTNK; encoded by the exons ATGTTTCACATTCGCAGAATCTTGTCTTATCGTGCACTCGCATCATGCACCCGCAATGCACTTTCTTCATCGGAAACACGCTCTCTCCTTCATTCCCATTCCCCAATTCTCCCTCCCCCTTCATTTCTAG gAGTAGGAATCACAGAAAACCATGGATCAACCTCTTTTGCAAGGCTTATGTCTTCAAGAACATCATCTGAACAAGGAAAAGGAACAGAAAAG aCAAAAAAGGAGATAACAAATGTTGAGAATCCATTTGATGATTCTCCAACATATAACATTCCTGAGAAGCCAGTAACATTTGTGGAGGGGGCGTCCTACAGTGTGATCATTCTTGCAGGGCTTGGAGTTGCGGCTGCTGCTGGATATGCTGTTTTCAAGGAGCTTATATTTCAACCCAAAGA GTACAAGATCTATAACAAGGCTCTCAAAAGAATTCAAGATGATGGTCAG GTCAGAGTGAGGATTGGATCCCCAATTACAGGTTATGGTCAAGAGAGTAGGAATCGTGCTGCTCGTCAAAGAATTCCCAATAGGGTTTGGACTGATGAGGAGGGTGTTGAGCATGTAGAG GTTAATTTCTTTATCCGGGCCCCCCATGGACATGGAAAAGTATTTGCTGAGATGTTCAAAGGAGCTGACGGTGAGTGGAAATTCACATACTTGATTGTTGAGATTAGAGCACCTTCTCCAGCACAATTAATTCTGGAGTCATATATCCCAGCTTACAACACAAACAAGTAG
- the LOC127095253 gene encoding uncharacterized protein LOC127095253 has translation MHFNSYVNHCETQPFDDIVLYSGWLACGSRLTAPYLPECVTRQFGYTQTIPKHPGVSAPPATTHRDMDAMFDDYQSHLVPEEAQSTIIDSDWNCVDMYIKWFFRASLLYMVQVAPGYPPRLAH, from the coding sequence ATGCACTTCAACAGCTATGTCAATCACTGTGAGACACAACCATTTGACGACATAGTATTATACTCAGGATGGTTGGCTTGCGGATCACGTCTCACTGCTCCTTATCTTCCTGAGTGTGTGACGCGGCAGTTCGGCTACACTCAGACCATTCCCAAACACCCTGGTGTCTCTGCTCCTCCTGCTACGACACATAGAGACATGGATGCCATGTTTGATGATTATCAGAGTCATCTGGTACCGGAGGAGGCACAAAGTACCATAATTGATAGTGATTGGAATTGCGTCGACATGTACATCAAGTGGTTCTTTAGGGCGTCACTTCTGTATATGGTACAGGTTGCTCCAGGATATCCACCGAGGCTAGCTCATTAG
- the LOC127096710 gene encoding F-box/FBD/LRR-repeat protein At1g78750: MGDRLKRKMSSLNDLPNEILLHIMSYLKIKDVVKTSVLSKRWRNLWKFLRHLKLDTSEFSKPCFFSDCVFEIVSSRGMGDYPLRTLDFNRHGAFRHEIFTRLINHAMSNGLQQLNIAVPSNIGLPYSIFSCHSLTSIYISVSRYDIKKRTRLPKHLDLPGLRSLHLELVGIQADDSGHAEPFSTCTKLTDLNIDECFLVYPSSLSRDGEGIINVTNDTLCNLTIKDTLTLKTMKRGPTCKYVIVTPKLVSFTVNGSPFRASSVPERVKVELQSSLMT, encoded by the exons ATGGGTGATaggctgaagaggaagatgagCAGCCTCAATGACTTGCCCAACGAAATTCTGCTTCATATAATGTCATATCTTAAGATAAAAGATGTTGTTAAGACTAGTGTTTTGTCAAAACGGTGGAGGAATCTCTGGAAATTCCTCCGTCATCTTAAATTGGATACCTCTGAATTTAGCAAGCCGTGTTTTTTCTCTGATTGTGTGTTTGAGATTGTGTCATCTCGTGGTATGGGCGATTATCCCTTACGTACTCTTGACTTCAATCGCCATGGAGCTTTTCGACATGAGATTTTCACTCGTCTCATAAACCATGCTATGTCTAATGGTCTTCAGCAACTGAACATAGCTGTTCCGAGCAATATTGGGTTGCCGTATTCTATcttttcttgtcattctttgaccTCTATTTATATTTCCGTTTCAAGGTATGATATCAAGAAAAGAACCAGACTGCCGAAGCATCTTGATCTTCCAGGTTTGAGAAGTTTGCATCTTGAACTTGTTGGGATTCAAGCTGATGATAGTGGTCATGCTGAACCCTTCTCAACTTGTACTAAGTTAACTGATTTGAACATTGATGAGTGTTTCTTAG TTTATCCCAGCTCTCTCTCCAGAGATGGAGAAGGAATCATCAATGTAACCAATGATACACTTTGTAATTTGACCATTAAGGATACTTTAACTCTTAAAACTATGAAACGGGGACCAACTTGCAAATATGTGATTGTTACGCCAAAACTAGTTTCTTTTACTGTAAATGGCTCTCCTTTCCGAGCATCGTCCGTACCAGAGAGGGTGAAGGTTGAGCTTCAGTCTTCCTTGATGACGTAA